CCGAAAGGGCCGATGGAAGCGCTCGTGCGCACCCGCGGGAAGGCGCTCGCCAGCGTCCAGCGGGGAAGTCCCTTCGTCCCCGCTTTCCGTCAGGCCGAGCTGGCGGAACTGGAAGCGCGTGGGTGGTGGATCCCCCACGGGTTGGATCCCGACCGGTTCTGGGAGGCGGTCCTCAGCTCCGGAGGCTGGTTCGACCCGTTCGTGGAGGAGGCGTCGCCGCGCGAGATGTCGGAGCTGCCGGACGGGAAGCTGGCGATCCTCTCCCCCGAGGCGCGGCGCCGCCTCTCCGGCACGGCCGGCGCCCCCGAATGGCTCGCCCTCCCCGGCAAGCGGCCCGCGCAGCCGGCCAAGGAGAGCACCGAATATCCGCTCCGGTTGATGCCGTACCGGCTGCTCACCCTCTCCTCAGGAACGACGACGCTCACGCCGTGGCTGCTCGAGCGGCAGGAGCCCCTCGTCGGCGCGGCGTGGGAGGTGTGGATCGAGATCAACCCGGAAACGGCCCGGGAGTTCCGGGTGCGTGACCGCGAGGAGGTGAAGGTCGTCTCGCCGCGCGGCAGCTTCCGGGCGCGCGTGCACGTCTTCGACGGCGCCCAGCCGGGGGTGGTGAACGTCCCGTACGGCCTGCACATGGGCGTCGACGGCTGGGGTCGACTCGATCCGGTCAATCCGCTCGTCGCGGCGGGCTCCGCCCGCGACGAGGCGAGCGGCCTTCCGGACTGGTTCTCGGCGCGCGTGCGCCTCGAGCGCGCCTGAAGAGGAGGTTGGTGTGCCTCGCTGGGGAATGGTCATCGATCTCGACCGGTGCAACGGCTGCCAGGCGTGCGAGGTGGCCTGCCGGACGGAAAACAACATCGCCGTCGGCGGTCCGGAGCGCGCGCGCGAGGATCGGACGATCTCCTGGATCCAGGTTCGCTCGGAGGTCGAAGGGGAGTGGCCGGATGTGCGCTCTCGTTTCATCCCGGTCCTCTGCATGCACTGCGATCGCCCGCCCTGTGTGACGGTGTGCCCCACTCACGCCACGCAAAAGAGCGCCGACGGCCTGATCGGGCAGATCTACCCGCGCTGCATCGGCTGCCGCTATTGCGCCAACGCCTGCCCGTACACGATCAAGTCGTTCAACTGGTTCGCCCCCGAGTATCCACCCGAAACGCTCGACGGCCTGAACCCCGACGTGTCGATCCGGCCGGCGGGCGTGATCGAGAAGTGCACGTTCTGCTATCACCGGCTCCAGAAGGCCAAGGACCAGGCCCGCGCCGAGGGCCGGCCGCTCCGGGAAGGCGACTACGTGCCGGCCTGTGTCGAGAGCTGCCCGACCGAGGCGATGGTCTTCGGCGACCTCGACGATCCTCAGCACCGCGTCCATCACCTCGCGCGGGATCCGAAGGCGTTCCGCCTCCTGGAGGGGCTCAGCACCGAGCCGAAGGTGTTCTACCTGGCGGAGGAGAAGTGAGATGTCCGACCTGGAGAAGATCGAGGGACTGCCGGCCGATCAGCGCATCCTTCTCCGCCCGCTGGTCAGGACCACGCGCGTGTTCTGGTTCTGGGCCGGGCTGATGGCGGCCATCGCTCTGTGGGGTCTTTTCGCCTACTCCCTCCAGCTTCGGTGGGGACTGGGCATGACCGGGCTCAACGTGCCGGAGTACTGGGGGATCTACATCATCTGTTTCGTCTTCTTCATCGGTATCTCCCACGCCGGCACGCTGATCTCCGCCATCCTCCGCATCAGCAAGGCGGAGTGGCGGCGGTCGATCACCCGTTCGGCCGAGTTCATCACGGTGCTCGTGATCGGATTCGGTGCCATCCAGCCGATCATCGACCTCGGGCGCCCCGACCGGGTGCTGAACGTGATCCTCTACGGGTCGGTCACCTCCCCCCTGCTGTGGGACGTCTGCAGCATCTGCCTGTACCTGACGGCGAGCAGCATCTACCTGTACATCCCCATGATCCCCGACCTGGCGCTCATCCGGGACCTCGGAATCCGGCCGCGATGGCTGTACTGGTTCCTCGCCCTCGGGTACGAGGGAAAACCGCACCAGAAGGAAGTCCTGGAGAAGATCATCTCGGTGCTCGCGGTTGCGGTGATCCCGATCGCGGTCTCGGTCCACACCATCATCGGCTGGATTTTCGCCCTCACGCTGCGTCCGATGTGGCACAGCACCATCTTCGGGCCCTACTTCGTCGTCGGCGCGATCTACTCCGGAATCGCGGCGCTGATCCTGGCGATGGCCGTGCTGCGGCGCGTGTACGGGCTCGGGAACTACTTCAAGGACATCCATTTCAACAACATGGGCCTGATGCTGCTGCTGATGTCCTGTCTGTGGTTCTACTTCACCTTCGCCGAGCACCTGACGGCATGGTACGGCGGAGAAGAGGCGGAGATGGCGACCCTGTGGTCGAAGCTGACCGGGGAATACGCCTTTCCCTTCTGGCTCATGGTCGCGTCCTGCTTCTTCATCCCGTTCGTGCTGATGTGCCGCCAGGCGACCCGCGGGGTCTGGGGCACGTCGATCGCATCGTTCTTCGTGGTCCTCGGCATGTGGCTCGAGAGGTTCAACATCGTCGTGCCGACGTCCCAGAACCCCCGGCTTCCGCGCGAGGTGGTGCACTACGTGCCTTCCTGGGTCGAGCTGTCGATCATGGCGGGCACCTTCGCCGGGTTCATCCTGGTCTACATGCTCGCTACCAAGTTCTTCCCCATCATCTCGATCTGGGAGATCGAGGAGGGGCGGGAGCTGTCGGTCAAGGAGGTCTCCGAGCGCGTGGCGAGTTACCTGCCCGACGCCATCGAGGAGGCGACGGCATGACACGACCGAATCGGACACGCTGGATCGCGCGCGGGGCGGCGCTCGCCGCTGCCCTGTCCCTCCCCGCGGCCGCTGCGACGGACACGACGGTCTTCGGCGACCCCGCCAGGGGGCGGGCGCTCTTCGAGACGAAGCAGTGCGTGCGCTGTCATGCGGTCTGGGGTCACGGCGGAAAGGTCGGCCCGGACATCGTGCGGGCGGTGGCCGGGAAGTCGGTGCCGGAACTCGCGGGCGCCTTCTGGAACCACACGCCGCGCATGATCAGCGAGATGCAGACCCAGGGACACCCGTGGCCCTCGCTCGAGCGCGACGAGATGGGAGACCTCCTCAGCTACCTGTACTATCTGCGGCTTTTCGACGCCCCCGGGGACGCGGTGCAGGGGGCGATCTCGTTCGGGCGTCTGGGTTGCAGCGCGTGTCATGACGTCGGTGGCGACCAGGGGGCGATCGGAGGCAGCCTCGATCGCTTCTCCCGCTACGCCTCCTCGGTGCCGCTCGCCCAGGCGATGTGGAACGCCGCACCGCGGATGCAGGCCACGCAGTTGGGAAGAGGGCGGCCGATCCCGACCTTCACGGGGACGGAGGTGGCCGACATCCAGGCCTACCTCCGCGAGGAAGGTTCGCGGGGCGGCGAGCGGACCGTTCTCCTTCCGTTGCCCGACCCGCATCGGGGCCAGAAGCTGTTCCGCTCGAAGGGGTGCGCGAAGTGTCACGAAGGTGCCGGAGCGGTGATCGACCTCGCCGACGCCGCCCTGCATCGCTCCGTCTCCGAGATCGCCGGCGTGCTGTGGAACCACAGCTATGCCATGCGCGACCGCATGCGCGAGAGCGGGATTCCCTTCCCGCGCTTCTCCGGAAACGAGATGGCGGACGTCATCAGCTACGTCTATTTCAAGGGGTTCCTCGGCCAGCACGGCGATCCGAAGCGAGGGGGCCGGGTGTTCCGGGACCGCGGGTGCGCGGGTTGCCATACCGGCGAGGACGCCATCGGACCGGATCTCGGCCGCGCACCGGTCGACGATCCGGTGGCACTCGCCTCCGCCATGTGGAACCACGCCCCGGAGATGCACGAGCTGATGGGGCAGCAGGGCGTTCCGTGGCCCAAGTTCGAAGAGGGGGAGATGGAGGATCTCGTCAGCTACCTCCAGGCCCTCCAGCGCCGGCGGCGCGCCTCCGTGGGGCGCTGAAGGAGAGACGCACTCGTCAGCTCCAGTCCCCCTCCAGCGCCGGCGGAGCGTCTCCGCGGGGCGCTGAAGGAGAGACTCACTCGTCAGCGCCGGTCCTCCTCCAGCGCGGACGGCGCGCCTCCGCGGGGTGCCGAGGGCGAGCCGCACTCGTCAGCGACCTCCAGCCCACCACCGCCGGCAGTGCGCCTCCCCGGGGCGACGAGGACGAGTCGCACTCGTCGGCGACCTCCACGGCCCTCCAGCGCGGGCGGCGCGTCTCCGCGGGGCGCTGACCCCGCGCGCCTCCGGTTCCGCCCGACGCGGCGGATGCAGCCCCGGGGCCCCGTGCCCGCGGCGGCGCCGCCCCGAACCGAAAAGAGCGGGGTGCATCCGCAATGGTGCGTCGGCCCGCCGAACTCGTTGGAAGATCGGAGGATTCGATCTCGAATGGATCGATGACCGGGGATCGGGCCAAAGTGTAGGTCGTGCGTCGAGTTGCGTGGCGCTTCGCGCCATCGAGGAAGCACCTGCAGAAGACAGCGGCGGGCCGGCGGAACCGCGCGCCGCGGACGCCCGCTCGCTCCCGCGGGTGGCACCGGCGCGCAGGCGGACGCCGGGAAGTCGGGGGGAACGGGGGCCACTCCTCCCGGAGGCGGTCGCCGCTCCGGGATCACCCTGTCGCGGGACGGCGATCGGGTCTTCCCCGCTCGACGTTTCTGCGGTGAAAAATGGCCAGCGTGTGTCGCCTTTCGCGGGACGGCGATCGGGTCTTCCCCGCTCGACACCGAGAGCGCTCCCCGCGGCGCTCCCCGGCGCGAACGCCGCTGGCGGGACCGGCACCGCCGGGCCGCAGCGCCCCGGGGAGAGGCGCTTCGCGACTGGCCTCGCCGTTCGCAGACTCGGGGCCGTCCGCCACGCGCGCCCGTGCGGGAACGCCCACCGCTGGCCGCCCGGAACACGCCCGCGCCCGGCCCCTTCCCTCCCGGGCGGGTGCCAACGGCCGGGCCGGCGCGACCTTACGCCCCCTTCCGGCGGCGCGACCGCGGCCCGCGTGGCAGCCGCCAGGCGCCCCGTGAGAGCGCGCCGTCGCTCAGGGGCCGGGGGCCGAGCGCATCGCGGCGCGCTCCTGCTCGATCCGCTCGAGCGAGAGCTGGCGGACCTTCAGCGCGAGCCCGATCAGCACCAGCACGATGACCACCAGCGAGACCGCCAGCCACCGGCGGCGCAGCTGGAGCTCCTCGAGCGCCTTCTTGCCGTAGTCCAGTGCCGCCGCGGCGTGCGCCTGGCCCTCCTCGAGCCCCTTGGCGAACTCGCTTCCCTCGGAGACGTCGAAGGTGTGGACCATCACTTCCAGGCCGATCTGGGCGTCCACGGCCTGCTCCAGTTCGCTCTGTCCCCGTCCGATCTCCACGCCGCCCCGGCGGGCCGCCAGCAGGGCCCGCTCCGCCCGGGCGCTCACGACGGTGAGCTGGGACATGCCCTCGACGAACTTCCGGGCCGTGCTCATGCCGACACCGTCGGGAGTGTCGGGGTGGCAGTCCGAGCAGCGGCGCACCCGCTCCTCGATCACCGCCCCGGTGTCGGGATCTTCGAACACGTGCTTCGTCTTGCCGATGCGGAACTTCGTCAGCAGGTTCGCGAACTCCGGCCGGAGGCGGCGCGGCTGTCCCTTCTCGCCCTCGAAGGTGTGGAATTCCAGCTCCTGAGAGCGATCGACCAACCAGTCGAAGCGGGCTTCACCGGTGAGGTTCTTCGAGGCCGCCTGGGCGAGCAGGCCATCGCGGACCTTCTCGTAGCGCTCCTTCGCTCCCGGCCGGTCGAAGGACGAACTCGCGGCGGCATTGATTCCCTCGTGGCAGAAGACGCACGGCGTCTCGGGAAGCGGCGCGAGCATCGCCACGCTCGGGCGGAGGACGGCGTGGTTGCTGTGGCAAACGACGCACTCGCTGAACTCGCGCACGTCGGTGCGCTGCGCCTGCGGGCTGCCCGGCTCGTGGCAGGAGGCGCACCCCTCCCCGCCCGCTTCGGCGAGAAACTCGTTGTGCCGCTGGAAACCGTCGTGTTTTCCGCTCGCCCGGAACAGCCGCGCCTCCCGGCCGTGACACTGCCCGCACACGAAGGCGACCGAGGCGATGCCCGGCGGGTTCGCTCCATGGTTGCCGTGGCAGTCGTTGCAGGTCGGGGCGAAGAGGTCCCCCTTCTCCAGCAGAGCCTTCGCGTGCACGCTCTGGCGCCAGCGTGCGTACTGGTCCGTCGGCAGAGGCCGCCCGTCGGCGGTCTTGTACCCTCTCATGTGTTCCGGATCCGCATGGCAGCTCCGGCACGTCTCCGCCACCCGCGTCGGGTAGACGCTGGACTCCGCGTCGTCCTTGCCGCGGATCCCGTGGGCCCCGTGGCAGTCGATGCAGGTCGCCACCCGCTCGTCACCCTTCGCCAGGAGCTTCCCGTGGTGGCTCGTCCAGTACTCGCGCTCCTGGTCCACGCGGGCGTCGGGGCGAAAGCGGCGCATGTAGTCGGGATCCGAGTGGCACCGGCCGCAGAAGCGGGGAATGTCGCGCCGCGCCGGCCGCCCGCGGTAGGGATTCCCGTCGAACCCCTCGTCCATCGCCGCGCCCGGATCGTCCGCGACCGCCGGGTCGGGGTTGCCCCCGTGGCAATCGTGGCAGGACAGGCCCGCCGCGGCGTGGACGCTCTGCGCCTCCTTCCGGACGAACTGCAGCATCTCCTCGTCGAAGAGCTCTTTGTCCTGGTGGCAGGTCAGACAGGAGCTCTGCTCCTGGGCTCCCGCCCAGGCGGTGGCCACCAGCGCCACTGCAGCGGCCGCAATCGCTCGCCTGTTCACTTTCGTCCCCTCATCGACGGGCGGTAGGTGCCCACGCCCAGCGCCGCGATCAGGGCCGCGGTCGCCAGCACGACCCAGATGGGCGCGAGGGAGTGGTAACCCCACGCCGTCATCACCACGACATAGACGACTCCGATGACCCCGACAGCAGTGAACCCGGGGCTCTTTCCCCGCGTGACGATTCCCCTGTCGAGAAACGGCACGAGCAGCAGGAGGAGCCCCACCAGACCGAAGCCCATGATCGGGATCGCCTCGTACTCGATGCCGAAGATCTCCCCGCCCGGAACCAGTTTCAGGGTCTGGAACATGAACATGAAGTACCACTCCGGGCGGATGTTCTGATACGCCGGCGCGAACGGGTCCGCCTTCTCGCCCAGCTCCCAGGGGAAGAGGGCCGCGAGAGCGGCCAGGACGCCGAGCGCCATCGTCCACCCGAAGAGGTCGCGGAGGAGGAATCCGGGGAAGAACCGCATCGGACGCCGCAGCTTCCCCTCTCGCTCGATCTTGGGCGGAATGCTCATTCCCTGGAGCTGTACGAGAAGGAGATGCAGCCCCAGGACCGCGAACATCAGGGCGGGCAGGATGGCCACGTGCCAGCCGTAGAAACGGGAGAGAGTGCCTCCCGTCACCCGGTCGCCGCCTCGGAGGAAGCGCAGCATGAACTCACCGACGATCGGCACCGATCCGGCGATGTCCGTGCCGACCTTGGTGGCGAAGAAGGCGAGCTTGTTCCACGGCAGGAGGTATCCGGAAAACCCGAACCCCATGGCGAGGAAGAGCGCGAGGCAGCCGGTCACCCACGTCAGCTCCCGCGGCTTGCGGTAGGCCTTCAGGAAGAAGACGCTCACCAGGTGGAGCATCGCGAAGTAGATCATCAAGTTCGCGGACCACGAGTGGATCGACCGGATCAGCCAGCCGAAGGGGACCGTGGTCATGATGAACTCGACCGACTCGAAGGCCTCGTCCGCGGAGGGCCGGTAGTAGAGCATCAGCAGGATGCCGGTCATCACCTGGCAGATGAAGAAGAACAGCGTCATCCCGCCGAGGTA
Above is a window of Acidobacteriota bacterium DNA encoding:
- a CDS encoding 4Fe-4S dicluster domain-containing protein; protein product: MVIDLDRCNGCQACEVACRTENNIAVGGPERAREDRTISWIQVRSEVEGEWPDVRSRFIPVLCMHCDRPPCVTVCPTHATQKSADGLIGQIYPRCIGCRYCANACPYTIKSFNWFAPEYPPETLDGLNPDVSIRPAGVIEKCTFCYHRLQKAKDQARAEGRPLREGDYVPACVESCPTEAMVFGDLDDPQHRVHHLARDPKAFRLLEGLSTEPKVFYLAEEK
- a CDS encoding polysulfide reductase, with translation MSDLEKIEGLPADQRILLRPLVRTTRVFWFWAGLMAAIALWGLFAYSLQLRWGLGMTGLNVPEYWGIYIICFVFFIGISHAGTLISAILRISKAEWRRSITRSAEFITVLVIGFGAIQPIIDLGRPDRVLNVILYGSVTSPLLWDVCSICLYLTASSIYLYIPMIPDLALIRDLGIRPRWLYWFLALGYEGKPHQKEVLEKIISVLAVAVIPIAVSVHTIIGWIFALTLRPMWHSTIFGPYFVVGAIYSGIAALILAMAVLRRVYGLGNYFKDIHFNNMGLMLLLMSCLWFYFTFAEHLTAWYGGEEAEMATLWSKLTGEYAFPFWLMVASCFFIPFVLMCRQATRGVWGTSIASFFVVLGMWLERFNIVVPTSQNPRLPREVVHYVPSWVELSIMAGTFAGFILVYMLATKFFPIISIWEIEEGRELSVKEVSERVASYLPDAIEEATA
- a CDS encoding cytochrome bc complex cytochrome b subunit, yielding MSVAAKVQAWLDERVPLSAVRELMAKKTVPVHKYTVFYYLGGMTLFFFICQVMTGILLMLYYRPSADEAFESVEFIMTTVPFGWLIRSIHSWSANLMIYFAMLHLVSVFFLKAYRKPRELTWVTGCLALFLAMGFGFSGYLLPWNKLAFFATKVGTDIAGSVPIVGEFMLRFLRGGDRVTGGTLSRFYGWHVAILPALMFAVLGLHLLLVQLQGMSIPPKIEREGKLRRPMRFFPGFLLRDLFGWTMALGVLAALAALFPWELGEKADPFAPAYQNIRPEWYFMFMFQTLKLVPGGEIFGIEYEAIPIMGFGLVGLLLLLVPFLDRGIVTRGKSPGFTAVGVIGVVYVVVMTAWGYHSLAPIWVVLATAALIAALGVGTYRPSMRGRK